One genomic segment of Mytilus trossulus isolate FHL-02 chromosome 4, PNRI_Mtr1.1.1.hap1, whole genome shotgun sequence includes these proteins:
- the LOC134716320 gene encoding band 4.1-like protein 3 isoform X3 gives MANVDSPEKTRRLAQAASSGRSVICRVLLLDGTTYDIDVDKKAVGLVLFDKVCDHLDLLEKDYFGLNFIDPKTNLESWLNLDKKISKQMKDQAWHFNFEIKFYPTDVHQLHEDLTRYQLCLQIRRDIVSEKLPCSFVTYSLLGSYTVQSELGDWEMEEFGPGVDYIKGMRFAPTQDRDLLKKIVELHKTHKGQTPEEAELHFLDNAKKLSLYGVYLHDAKDGEGVDIQLGICASGCMIYKDKLQINRFVWPKVVKMSYRRNKFYIKLRPGEFEDFQSMIAFKLLSIKHSKRLWKIAVEHHSFFRFKESDMPRKRGLLKLGSKFRYSGRTLYQSKMAISAVDRPMPNFDRIHSKRATYGGRPNKRPHEIEDYYSRPTREPRSSERPPKPEVRNDNFIDRNPDDEPPPARNEPDRSEDEDEDPIDTKHRMEKMHAIPTPLALMNKEREQTENNNGQPRHMEEPEDDRPEPRRERRDDYRREPEEDMERPIDIPPSHAPPQLEPGQGAPFQLLSKEEQKRQHKEEKERIKRAKEEEKRRKKEEEKERKRIEKERKSKKGKEHIGQEWDQAVNTAVRTEVYIPPVEESPERVRPKRMSSFEENKNQAVTQSRVGEEFDL, from the exons ATGGCCAATGTCGATAGTCCAGAGAAAACTCGACGCCTTGCCCAAGCTGCCAGTTCAGGGAGGAGTGTGATTTGCAGAGTTTTATTATTAGATGGAACCACGTACGACATTGATGTGGAT aAAAAAGCAGTTGGTTTGGTGTTGTTTGATAAAGTTTGTGATCATCTTGACTTGTTAGAAAAAGACTATTTCGGACTAAACTTTATTGATCCAAAAACTAACTTAGAA tcaTGGTTAAATTTAgacaagaaaatatcaaaacaaatgaaaG ATCAAGCATggcattttaattttgaaataaaattttacccGACTGATGTTCACCAGTTGCATGAAGATTTAACAAG gTACCAGCTTTGTTTGCAAATAAGGAGAGATATTGTCAGTGAAAA ATTGCCATGTTCCTTTGTAACCTACAGTTTGTTAGGATCATATACCGTCCAATCAGAGTTAGGAGATTGGGAAATGGAAGAATTTGGTCCTGGTGTAGATTATATTAAAGGAATGAGATTTGCTCCTACACAAGACAGagatttattaaagaaaattgtAGAACTACACAAGACACATAA agGTCAAACCCCAGAAGAAGCTGAACTTCATTTTCTAGACAATGCCAAGAAGTTATCTTTATATGGAGTATATCTTCACGATGCAAAG GATGGAGAAGGTGTTGACATACAGCTGGGTATCTGTGCAAGTGGATGTATGATCTACAAagataaattacaaattaacaGATTTGTCTGGCCAAAGGTTGTAAAGATGTCATACCGAaggaataaattttatatcaaactgAGACCAGGGGAG tttgaaGACTTTCAAAGTATGATAGCATTTAAATTACTttcaataaaacattcaaagaGACTGTGGAAAATTGCTGTAGAACATCATTCATTCTTCAG GTTTAAAGAATCAGACATGCCAAGGAAACGAGGTTTATTAAAGCTTGGGTCAAAGTTCAGATATTCTGGTCGTACATTATATCAGTCTAAGATGGCTATATCAGCTGTTGATAGACCTATGCCAAACTTTGACAGGATTCATAGTAAAAGGGCAACTTATGGTGGCAGGCCTAACAAAAGACCACATGAAATTGAAG acTATTATAGCAGGCCTACTAGAGAACCTAGATCATCTGAAAGACCACCCAAACCAGAGGTGCGTAATGATAACTTTATAGATAGAAACCCTGATGATGAACCTCCTCCTGCCAGAAATGAACCAGATAGGTCTGAGGATGAAGATGAGGACCCAATAGATACAAAACATCGTATGGAGAAAATGCATGCCATCCCAACCCCCCTGGCATTAATGAACAAAGAAAGAGAACAGACAGAAAATAATAATGGACAACCAAGGCACATGGAAGAACCTGAAGATGACAGACCAGAACCAAGAAGAGAGAGACGAGATGATTATAGACGGGAACCAGAGGAAGATATG GAAAGACCAATAGACATACCACCAAGCCATGCACCTCCTCAATTAGAACCAGGTCAAGGTGCTCCTTTTCAATTACTGAGTAAAGAGGAGCAAAAAAGACAACACAaggaagaaaaagaaagaataaaGAGAGCAAAGGAAGAAGAAAAACGGCGGAAGAAAGAAGAAGAGAAAGAAAggaaaagaatagaaaaagaaCGCAAGTCAAAGAAAGGAAAAGAACATATTGGTCAAGAATGGGACCAAGCTGTAAATACAGCTGTGAGAACAGAAGTATATATACCCCCTGTTGAAGAATCTCCTGAAAGAGTACGGCCTAAACGCATGAGTAGTTTCGAAGAAAATAag
- the LOC134716320 gene encoding band 4.1-like protein 3 isoform X2, which translates to MANVDSPEKTRRLAQAASSGRSVICRVLLLDGTTYDIDVDKKAVGLVLFDKVCDHLDLLEKDYFGLNFIDPKTNLESWLNLDKKISKQMKDQAWHFNFEIKFYPTDVHQLHEDLTRYQLCLQIRRDIVSEKLPCSFVTYSLLGSYTVQSELGDWEMEEFGPGVDYIKGMRFAPTQDRDLLKKIVELHKTHKGQTPEEAELHFLDNAKKLSLYGVYLHDAKDGEGVDIQLGICASGCMIYKDKLQINRFVWPKVVKMSYRRNKFYIKLRPGEFEDFQSMIAFKLLSIKHSKRLWKIAVEHHSFFRFKESDMPRKRGLLKLGSKFRYSGRTLYQSKMAISAVDRPMPNFDRIHSKRATYGGRPNKRPHEIEDYYSRPTREPRSSERPPKPEVRNDNFIDRNPDDEPPPARNEPDRSEDEDEDPIDTKHRMEKMHAIPTPLALMNKEREQTENNNGQPRHMEEPEDDRPEPRRERRDDYRREPEEDMERPIDIPPSHAPPQLEPGQGAPFQLLSKEEQKRQHKEEKERIKRAKEEEKRRKKEEEKERKRIEKERKSKKGKEHIGQEWDQAVNTAVRTEVYIPPVEESPERVRPKRMSSFEENKERLRQQIVSKSYTRASLFIGNPRACW; encoded by the exons ATGGCCAATGTCGATAGTCCAGAGAAAACTCGACGCCTTGCCCAAGCTGCCAGTTCAGGGAGGAGTGTGATTTGCAGAGTTTTATTATTAGATGGAACCACGTACGACATTGATGTGGAT aAAAAAGCAGTTGGTTTGGTGTTGTTTGATAAAGTTTGTGATCATCTTGACTTGTTAGAAAAAGACTATTTCGGACTAAACTTTATTGATCCAAAAACTAACTTAGAA tcaTGGTTAAATTTAgacaagaaaatatcaaaacaaatgaaaG ATCAAGCATggcattttaattttgaaataaaattttacccGACTGATGTTCACCAGTTGCATGAAGATTTAACAAG gTACCAGCTTTGTTTGCAAATAAGGAGAGATATTGTCAGTGAAAA ATTGCCATGTTCCTTTGTAACCTACAGTTTGTTAGGATCATATACCGTCCAATCAGAGTTAGGAGATTGGGAAATGGAAGAATTTGGTCCTGGTGTAGATTATATTAAAGGAATGAGATTTGCTCCTACACAAGACAGagatttattaaagaaaattgtAGAACTACACAAGACACATAA agGTCAAACCCCAGAAGAAGCTGAACTTCATTTTCTAGACAATGCCAAGAAGTTATCTTTATATGGAGTATATCTTCACGATGCAAAG GATGGAGAAGGTGTTGACATACAGCTGGGTATCTGTGCAAGTGGATGTATGATCTACAAagataaattacaaattaacaGATTTGTCTGGCCAAAGGTTGTAAAGATGTCATACCGAaggaataaattttatatcaaactgAGACCAGGGGAG tttgaaGACTTTCAAAGTATGATAGCATTTAAATTACTttcaataaaacattcaaagaGACTGTGGAAAATTGCTGTAGAACATCATTCATTCTTCAG GTTTAAAGAATCAGACATGCCAAGGAAACGAGGTTTATTAAAGCTTGGGTCAAAGTTCAGATATTCTGGTCGTACATTATATCAGTCTAAGATGGCTATATCAGCTGTTGATAGACCTATGCCAAACTTTGACAGGATTCATAGTAAAAGGGCAACTTATGGTGGCAGGCCTAACAAAAGACCACATGAAATTGAAG acTATTATAGCAGGCCTACTAGAGAACCTAGATCATCTGAAAGACCACCCAAACCAGAGGTGCGTAATGATAACTTTATAGATAGAAACCCTGATGATGAACCTCCTCCTGCCAGAAATGAACCAGATAGGTCTGAGGATGAAGATGAGGACCCAATAGATACAAAACATCGTATGGAGAAAATGCATGCCATCCCAACCCCCCTGGCATTAATGAACAAAGAAAGAGAACAGACAGAAAATAATAATGGACAACCAAGGCACATGGAAGAACCTGAAGATGACAGACCAGAACCAAGAAGAGAGAGACGAGATGATTATAGACGGGAACCAGAGGAAGATATG GAAAGACCAATAGACATACCACCAAGCCATGCACCTCCTCAATTAGAACCAGGTCAAGGTGCTCCTTTTCAATTACTGAGTAAAGAGGAGCAAAAAAGACAACACAaggaagaaaaagaaagaataaaGAGAGCAAAGGAAGAAGAAAAACGGCGGAAGAAAGAAGAAGAGAAAGAAAggaaaagaatagaaaaagaaCGCAAGTCAAAGAAAGGAAAAGAACATATTGGTCAAGAATGGGACCAAGCTGTAAATACAGCTGTGAGAACAGAAGTATATATACCCCCTGTTGAAGAATCTCCTGAAAGAGTACGGCCTAAACGCATGAGTAGTTTCGAAGAAAATAag GAACGACTTAGACAACAAATAGTAAGTAAATCCTACACCAGAGCTAGCTTATTCATTGGAAACCCCCGTgcatgttggtaa
- the LOC134716320 gene encoding band 4.1-like protein 3 isoform X1: MANVDSPEKTRRLAQAASSGRSVICRVLLLDGTTYDIDVDKKAVGLVLFDKVCDHLDLLEKDYFGLNFIDPKTNLESWLNLDKKISKQMKDQAWHFNFEIKFYPTDVHQLHEDLTRYQLCLQIRRDIVSEKLPCSFVTYSLLGSYTVQSELGDWEMEEFGPGVDYIKGMRFAPTQDRDLLKKIVELHKTHKGQTPEEAELHFLDNAKKLSLYGVYLHDAKDGEGVDIQLGICASGCMIYKDKLQINRFVWPKVVKMSYRRNKFYIKLRPGEFEDFQSMIAFKLLSIKHSKRLWKIAVEHHSFFRFKESDMPRKRGLLKLGSKFRYSGRTLYQSKMAISAVDRPMPNFDRIHSKRATYGGRPNKRPHEIEDYYSRPTREPRSSERPPKPEVRNDNFIDRNPDDEPPPARNEPDRSEDEDEDPIDTKHRMEKMHAIPTPLALMNKEREQTENNNGQPRHMEEPEDDRPEPRRERRDDYRREPEEDMERPIDIPPSHAPPQLEPGQGAPFQLLSKEEQKRQHKEEKERIKRAKEEEKRRKKEEEKERKRIEKERKSKKGKEHIGQEWDQAVNTAVRTEVYIPPVEESPERVRPKRMSSFEENKVSRVHDGHLSSEGEPDDYPSDKETEAADDNEDVDDTENQAVTQSRVGEEFDL, translated from the exons ATGGCCAATGTCGATAGTCCAGAGAAAACTCGACGCCTTGCCCAAGCTGCCAGTTCAGGGAGGAGTGTGATTTGCAGAGTTTTATTATTAGATGGAACCACGTACGACATTGATGTGGAT aAAAAAGCAGTTGGTTTGGTGTTGTTTGATAAAGTTTGTGATCATCTTGACTTGTTAGAAAAAGACTATTTCGGACTAAACTTTATTGATCCAAAAACTAACTTAGAA tcaTGGTTAAATTTAgacaagaaaatatcaaaacaaatgaaaG ATCAAGCATggcattttaattttgaaataaaattttacccGACTGATGTTCACCAGTTGCATGAAGATTTAACAAG gTACCAGCTTTGTTTGCAAATAAGGAGAGATATTGTCAGTGAAAA ATTGCCATGTTCCTTTGTAACCTACAGTTTGTTAGGATCATATACCGTCCAATCAGAGTTAGGAGATTGGGAAATGGAAGAATTTGGTCCTGGTGTAGATTATATTAAAGGAATGAGATTTGCTCCTACACAAGACAGagatttattaaagaaaattgtAGAACTACACAAGACACATAA agGTCAAACCCCAGAAGAAGCTGAACTTCATTTTCTAGACAATGCCAAGAAGTTATCTTTATATGGAGTATATCTTCACGATGCAAAG GATGGAGAAGGTGTTGACATACAGCTGGGTATCTGTGCAAGTGGATGTATGATCTACAAagataaattacaaattaacaGATTTGTCTGGCCAAAGGTTGTAAAGATGTCATACCGAaggaataaattttatatcaaactgAGACCAGGGGAG tttgaaGACTTTCAAAGTATGATAGCATTTAAATTACTttcaataaaacattcaaagaGACTGTGGAAAATTGCTGTAGAACATCATTCATTCTTCAG GTTTAAAGAATCAGACATGCCAAGGAAACGAGGTTTATTAAAGCTTGGGTCAAAGTTCAGATATTCTGGTCGTACATTATATCAGTCTAAGATGGCTATATCAGCTGTTGATAGACCTATGCCAAACTTTGACAGGATTCATAGTAAAAGGGCAACTTATGGTGGCAGGCCTAACAAAAGACCACATGAAATTGAAG acTATTATAGCAGGCCTACTAGAGAACCTAGATCATCTGAAAGACCACCCAAACCAGAGGTGCGTAATGATAACTTTATAGATAGAAACCCTGATGATGAACCTCCTCCTGCCAGAAATGAACCAGATAGGTCTGAGGATGAAGATGAGGACCCAATAGATACAAAACATCGTATGGAGAAAATGCATGCCATCCCAACCCCCCTGGCATTAATGAACAAAGAAAGAGAACAGACAGAAAATAATAATGGACAACCAAGGCACATGGAAGAACCTGAAGATGACAGACCAGAACCAAGAAGAGAGAGACGAGATGATTATAGACGGGAACCAGAGGAAGATATG GAAAGACCAATAGACATACCACCAAGCCATGCACCTCCTCAATTAGAACCAGGTCAAGGTGCTCCTTTTCAATTACTGAGTAAAGAGGAGCAAAAAAGACAACACAaggaagaaaaagaaagaataaaGAGAGCAAAGGAAGAAGAAAAACGGCGGAAGAAAGAAGAAGAGAAAGAAAggaaaagaatagaaaaagaaCGCAAGTCAAAGAAAGGAAAAGAACATATTGGTCAAGAATGGGACCAAGCTGTAAATACAGCTGTGAGAACAGAAGTATATATACCCCCTGTTGAAGAATCTCCTGAAAGAGTACGGCCTAAACGCATGAGTAGTTTCGAAGAAAATAag GTCTCGAGAGTACACGATGGTCACCTTTCATCCGAGGGTGAGCCTGATGATTATCCCAGTGACAAAGAAACTGAGGCTGCCGATGATAACGAGGATGTCGATGATACAGAG